One stretch of Clavibacter californiensis DNA includes these proteins:
- a CDS encoding ABC transporter substrate-binding protein, producing the protein MSAFGRASASRSRSARTALSAVTIAVAGALVLAGCSGGGGEGGTTADGGLNLKIGTILPQTGSLAVLGPPEFAGVDLAVKDINDAKAGITVTNTAKDSGDTTTDIASQSATSLIADGNSAIIGAASSGVSKTFIDQVTQAGVVQLSPANTSPDFSTYADDGYYWRTAPSDVLQGRILGNKILQDGKTNVSILYMNDAYGTGLEENIKKTLEAGGATIAAEQVFEPSATDFNSAITSVLAPNPDALVVISFDEIKTIADQLASKGFDFSKFYGTDGNYGVIKETDTNVDIAGAQFTNPGVEAKEDFQGRLQDMVKAKGDPALTVFSYSAESYDGTVLLALAALQGKATDGATLKENLQSVSEDGEKCTTFADCAKLIAAGTDIDYDGLSGPITFDENGDPTEAYVSVYKYGTGNTTTFEEQVYGKLD; encoded by the coding sequence ATGAGCGCATTCGGCAGGGCTTCGGCCTCCCGCTCACGATCCGCCCGCACCGCCCTCAGCGCCGTCACCATCGCGGTGGCCGGCGCCCTCGTCCTCGCCGGCTGCTCCGGCGGCGGAGGCGAGGGGGGCACCACGGCCGACGGCGGCCTGAACCTCAAGATCGGCACGATCCTGCCGCAGACGGGCTCCCTCGCGGTCCTCGGCCCGCCCGAGTTCGCCGGCGTCGACCTCGCGGTGAAGGACATCAACGACGCCAAGGCCGGCATCACGGTGACCAACACGGCCAAGGACTCCGGCGACACCACGACCGACATCGCCAGCCAGTCCGCCACCTCGCTCATCGCGGACGGCAACAGCGCCATCATCGGCGCCGCGTCCTCGGGCGTCTCGAAGACCTTCATCGACCAGGTCACCCAGGCCGGCGTCGTGCAGCTCTCGCCGGCGAACACCTCGCCCGACTTCTCGACCTACGCGGACGACGGCTACTACTGGCGCACCGCCCCCTCGGACGTGCTCCAGGGCCGCATCCTCGGCAACAAGATCCTCCAGGACGGCAAGACCAACGTCTCGATCCTCTACATGAACGACGCCTACGGCACGGGCCTCGAGGAGAACATCAAGAAGACGCTCGAGGCGGGCGGCGCCACCATCGCCGCCGAGCAGGTCTTCGAGCCGTCCGCGACGGACTTCAACAGCGCGATCACCTCGGTGCTCGCCCCGAACCCGGACGCGCTCGTCGTCATCTCGTTCGACGAGATCAAGACCATCGCCGACCAGCTGGCGTCGAAGGGCTTCGACTTCTCGAAGTTCTACGGCACGGACGGCAACTACGGCGTGATCAAGGAGACCGACACGAACGTCGACATCGCGGGGGCGCAGTTCACGAACCCCGGCGTCGAGGCCAAGGAGGACTTCCAGGGCCGCCTGCAGGACATGGTGAAGGCCAAGGGAGACCCCGCCCTCACGGTGTTCAGCTACTCCGCCGAGTCGTACGACGGCACCGTGCTCCTCGCGCTCGCCGCGCTCCAGGGCAAGGCGACCGACGGCGCGACGCTGAAGGAGAACCTGCAGTCCGTCTCCGAGGACGGCGAGAAGTGCACGACCTTCGCGGACTGCGCGAAGCTCATCGCGGCGGGCACCGACATCGACTACGACGGCCTCTCCGGCCCGATCACGTTCGATGAGAACGGCGACCCGACCGAGGCGTACGTCTCCGTCTACAAGTACGGCACGGGCAACACCACGACCTTCGAGGAGCAGGTCTACGGCAAGCTCGACTAG
- a CDS encoding ABC transporter ATP-binding protein: MPDKTPVSAILDGDAAPGCAKKDPIIVAHGVSRQFGGLKAVDVDHLEIPRGSITALIGPNGAGKTTFFNLLTGFDKPNTGRWEFSGKDLAGMSAFRVARLGMVRTFQLTKALGGMTVLENMRLGATGQGGENFFSALIRPLWRKKEDEITDRARGLLKKFKLDTKEEDYADSLSGGQRKLLEMARALMTKPELVMLDEPMAGVNPALTQSLLHHILDLKTEGMTVLFVEHDMHMVNEIADWVVVMAEGRIVAEGPPSTVMSDPAVIDAYLGAHHDTDLGTLTGQREVAKDMDSDLVKSEIEKEAADK, from the coding sequence TTGCCTGACAAGACCCCGGTCTCGGCCATCCTCGACGGCGACGCCGCTCCGGGCTGCGCCAAGAAGGACCCCATCATCGTCGCCCACGGTGTCAGCCGGCAGTTCGGCGGCCTGAAGGCGGTCGACGTCGACCACCTCGAGATCCCCCGCGGCTCCATCACGGCCCTCATCGGCCCGAACGGCGCCGGCAAGACCACGTTCTTCAACCTGCTGACCGGCTTCGACAAGCCGAACACCGGCAGGTGGGAGTTCTCGGGCAAGGACCTCGCCGGGATGAGCGCGTTCCGCGTCGCCCGCCTCGGCATGGTGCGCACCTTCCAGCTCACGAAGGCGCTCGGCGGCATGACCGTCCTGGAGAACATGCGCCTCGGCGCCACCGGCCAGGGCGGCGAGAACTTCTTCTCCGCGCTGATCCGCCCCCTCTGGCGCAAGAAGGAGGACGAGATCACGGACCGCGCCCGCGGGCTCCTGAAGAAGTTCAAGCTCGACACCAAGGAGGAGGACTACGCGGACAGCCTCTCCGGCGGTCAGCGCAAGCTCCTCGAGATGGCGCGCGCGCTCATGACGAAGCCGGAGCTCGTGATGCTCGACGAGCCCATGGCCGGCGTCAACCCGGCGCTGACGCAGTCGCTGCTCCACCACATCCTCGACCTCAAGACCGAGGGCATGACCGTGCTGTTCGTCGAGCACGACATGCACATGGTCAACGAGATCGCCGACTGGGTGGTCGTGATGGCCGAGGGCCGCATCGTCGCCGAGGGTCCGCCCTCGACCGTGATGAGCGACCCCGCCGTCATCGACGCCTACCTCGGCGCCCACCACGACACCGACCTCGGCACCCTCACGGGCCAGCGCGAGGTGGCGAAGGACATGGACTCCGACCTCGTGAAGAGCGAGATCGAGAAGGAAGCGGCAGACAAGTGA
- a CDS encoding GuaB3 family IMP dehydrogenase-related protein, producing MSDVEIGRAKRARRVYAFDDIAIVPSRRTRDPQDVSVAWSIDAYQFEIPFLAAPMDSVVSPATAIAMGRFGGLGVLDLEGLWTRYEHPERLLEEIRSLPPESATARMQQIYAEPIKPELITARIAEIRAAGVVVAAALSPQRTADHYETVVAAGVDLFVIRGTTVSAEHVSKGAAPLNLKKFIYELDVPVIVGGAATYTAALHLMRTGAAGVLVGFGGGAASTTRSTLGIHAPMATALSDVAGARRDYMDESGGRYVHVIADGGLGSSGDIVKAIAVGADAVMLGSTLARATDAPGQGFHWGAEAHHSELPRGHRVRVDQVAPLEQILYGPSTTADGSANLVGALRRAMATTGYSDLKEFQRVEVVVAPYGK from the coding sequence GTGAGTGATGTAGAGATCGGCCGCGCCAAGCGGGCCCGCCGTGTGTACGCGTTCGACGACATCGCCATCGTCCCGTCGAGGCGCACGCGCGACCCGCAGGACGTGTCGGTCGCGTGGTCGATCGACGCGTACCAGTTCGAGATCCCGTTCCTCGCTGCCCCCATGGACTCCGTGGTCTCCCCGGCGACGGCCATCGCGATGGGGCGCTTCGGCGGCCTCGGCGTCCTCGACCTCGAGGGCCTATGGACCCGGTACGAGCACCCGGAGCGCCTGCTCGAGGAGATCCGCTCGCTGCCGCCCGAGTCGGCCACCGCGCGCATGCAGCAGATCTACGCCGAGCCGATCAAGCCGGAGCTCATCACGGCGCGCATCGCGGAGATCCGCGCGGCCGGCGTCGTCGTCGCCGCTGCCCTGTCGCCCCAGCGCACCGCCGACCACTACGAGACCGTGGTCGCGGCAGGCGTCGACCTCTTCGTCATCCGCGGCACCACCGTGTCGGCGGAGCACGTCTCCAAGGGCGCGGCTCCCCTCAACCTCAAGAAGTTCATCTACGAGCTCGACGTCCCGGTCATCGTCGGCGGCGCGGCCACCTACACGGCGGCCCTGCACCTCATGCGCACGGGCGCGGCCGGCGTGCTCGTCGGGTTCGGCGGGGGAGCGGCGTCGACAACCCGCTCGACCCTCGGGATCCACGCGCCCATGGCCACCGCGCTCTCCGACGTCGCGGGCGCCCGCCGCGACTACATGGACGAGTCCGGCGGCCGCTACGTGCACGTCATCGCCGACGGCGGCCTCGGCAGCTCGGGCGACATCGTCAAGGCCATCGCCGTCGGCGCCGACGCGGTCATGCTCGGATCCACGCTCGCGCGCGCCACCGACGCGCCCGGCCAGGGCTTCCACTGGGGCGCCGAGGCGCACCACTCCGAGCTGCCCCGCGGCCACCGCGTGCGGGTCGACCAGGTCGCGCCGCTCGAGCAGATCCTCTACGGCCCGTCCACCACGGCCGACGGCAGCGCCAACCTCGTCGGCGCGCTGCGTCGGGCGATGGCGACCACCGGCTACTCCGACCTCAAGGAGTTCCAGCGCGTCGAGGTCGTCGTCGCGCCGTACGGCAAGTAG
- a CDS encoding ABC transporter ATP-binding protein: MTVERVLQTTDLHAGYLPGVNILNGCNVHVDKGELVGIIGPNGAGKSTLLKAIFGQVNVRGGSIELNGQDITGLKADKLVSRGVGMVPQNNNVFPTLTIDENLQMGAYQKPKMYKERLAFVTDLFPELGKRLKQRAGSLSGGERQMVAMSRALMMDPTVLLLDEPSAGLSPVRQDETFINVAQINRAGVSVMIVEQNARRALQICDRGYVLDQGKDAYEGRGRELMNDPKVIELYLGTLAADQEKAKAAPQP; the protein is encoded by the coding sequence GTGACGGTAGAGCGGGTCCTCCAGACCACCGACCTCCACGCGGGCTACCTGCCCGGGGTCAACATCCTCAACGGGTGCAACGTGCACGTCGACAAGGGCGAGCTCGTGGGCATCATCGGCCCGAACGGCGCCGGCAAGTCCACGCTGCTGAAGGCGATCTTCGGCCAGGTGAACGTGCGCGGCGGCAGCATCGAGCTGAACGGCCAGGACATCACCGGGCTCAAGGCCGACAAGCTCGTCTCCCGCGGCGTGGGGATGGTGCCGCAGAACAACAACGTCTTCCCCACGCTCACGATCGACGAGAACCTGCAGATGGGCGCGTACCAGAAGCCCAAGATGTACAAGGAGCGGCTGGCGTTCGTCACCGACCTGTTCCCGGAGCTCGGCAAGCGGCTGAAGCAGCGCGCCGGATCCCTCTCGGGCGGCGAGCGGCAGATGGTCGCCATGTCGCGCGCGCTCATGATGGACCCGACGGTGCTGCTCCTCGACGAGCCGTCGGCCGGGCTCTCCCCCGTCCGCCAGGACGAGACGTTCATCAACGTCGCGCAGATCAACCGCGCGGGCGTCTCCGTGATGATCGTGGAGCAGAACGCCCGGCGCGCGCTGCAGATCTGCGACCGCGGCTACGTGCTCGACCAGGGCAAGGACGCGTACGAGGGTCGCGGGCGCGAGCTCATGAACGACCCGAAGGTCATCGAGCTGTACCTCGGCACGCTGGCCGCCGACCAGGAGAAGGCGAAGGCGGCGCCCCAGCCCTGA
- a CDS encoding cation:proton antiporter regulatory subunit, translated as MAEVRRVKLPGVGVLHTFITDDGGKVGVIAHRSGHSDLITFSEEQDGPDTQKVSLRLSEDEAHTLAELLGGTRITESLDKLDQIPGLSIDWFTVDYDDHIAGQALGNLASRGVVGLTVVAVVRGESANPAPSDDFTVYPGDTLVVAGSPEKVAKAFAFYRTGEFPHRPAPGSAPDGG; from the coding sequence ATGGCGGAGGTCCGTCGCGTCAAGCTGCCGGGTGTCGGCGTGCTGCACACCTTCATCACCGACGACGGGGGCAAGGTCGGCGTCATCGCCCACCGCTCCGGCCACAGCGACCTGATCACCTTCTCCGAGGAGCAGGACGGTCCCGACACGCAGAAGGTCTCGCTCCGCCTGAGCGAGGACGAGGCGCACACGCTCGCCGAGCTGCTCGGCGGCACGCGCATCACGGAGTCCCTCGACAAGCTCGACCAGATCCCCGGCCTCAGCATCGACTGGTTCACGGTCGACTACGACGACCACATCGCCGGCCAGGCGCTCGGCAACCTCGCGTCGCGCGGCGTCGTCGGGCTCACGGTCGTGGCGGTCGTCCGCGGGGAGTCCGCCAACCCGGCGCCATCCGACGACTTCACCGTCTACCCGGGCGACACGCTCGTCGTCGCCGGTTCCCCCGAGAAGGTCGCCAAGGCCTTCGCGTTCTACCGGACGGGCGAGTTCCCGCACCGCCCCGCGCCCGGCTCCGCGCCGGACGGAGGGTAG
- a CDS encoding cation:proton antiporter gives MHHGLDLIVLGLLFVLAYAFGQLGKRIGLPAIPIYMLVGLLASPSVDWFPLDFASGDIELIAVFGLILLLFNLGLEFDQDEFFGNAGKLIISGGSYVLINMGVGFAFGFALGWGTREALIIAGMTATSSSAIVTKLLIELNRLANDETPMILGVTVVEDIFIAVYLAIVSVVLSGQTEPWAVVGQLAVSFAFLVVMFTVARKGGAFLSRFMRTRDVELFTVLFFGLAILFGGIGEVLGVTDAIGAFLIGLVLGATRVRNRIEQIAIPLRDVFGAFFFLNFGLALDPGEFPTVVVPVLIAVLMTVVLNIIAGQFVAWLNGHGAQAGINTAFILQNRGEFALILATLSLSAGLDERIQPFAGLYVLVMAIMGPLLAANSVHIGTAVLPTRYRSATKRAAEKAGRDAERAGALALFEAAERGERAPGDAFDDGLAAAGPRPGTVARGVTPGTGPEADGARPVRPGADDDGDAGGAEGPRPAPDRRAEQAGQQSDHDTWTPPTREREPDY, from the coding sequence GTGCACCACGGCCTCGACCTCATCGTCCTCGGCCTGCTGTTCGTCCTCGCCTACGCGTTCGGTCAGCTCGGCAAGCGCATCGGCCTGCCCGCGATCCCCATCTACATGCTCGTCGGGCTCCTCGCGAGCCCGAGCGTCGACTGGTTCCCGCTCGACTTCGCCTCGGGCGACATCGAGCTGATCGCCGTGTTCGGCCTGATCCTCCTGCTGTTCAACCTCGGGCTGGAATTCGACCAGGACGAGTTCTTCGGCAACGCCGGCAAGCTCATCATCTCGGGCGGCTCGTACGTGCTCATCAACATGGGCGTCGGGTTCGCGTTCGGGTTCGCGCTCGGCTGGGGCACCCGCGAGGCGCTCATCATCGCGGGCATGACGGCGACGTCCTCGAGCGCCATCGTCACCAAGCTGCTCATCGAGCTGAACCGCCTGGCCAACGACGAGACGCCCATGATCCTGGGCGTCACCGTGGTCGAGGACATCTTCATCGCCGTCTACCTCGCCATCGTGTCGGTCGTGCTGAGCGGGCAGACCGAGCCGTGGGCGGTGGTCGGCCAGCTGGCGGTGTCGTTCGCCTTCCTCGTCGTCATGTTCACGGTCGCGCGCAAGGGCGGCGCGTTCCTGTCGCGGTTCATGCGCACGCGCGACGTCGAGCTGTTCACCGTCCTGTTCTTCGGGCTCGCGATCCTGTTCGGCGGCATCGGCGAGGTGCTCGGCGTCACGGACGCGATCGGCGCCTTCCTCATCGGGCTGGTCCTCGGCGCGACCCGGGTGCGCAACCGCATCGAGCAGATCGCCATCCCGCTGCGCGACGTGTTCGGCGCGTTCTTCTTCCTCAACTTCGGCCTCGCGCTGGATCCGGGCGAGTTCCCCACCGTGGTCGTCCCTGTGCTCATCGCGGTGCTCATGACGGTGGTGCTCAACATCATCGCCGGGCAGTTCGTCGCCTGGCTCAACGGGCACGGCGCGCAGGCCGGCATCAACACGGCGTTCATCCTCCAGAACCGCGGCGAGTTCGCGCTCATCCTCGCGACGCTGTCGCTGTCGGCGGGGCTCGACGAGCGGATCCAGCCGTTCGCGGGCCTCTACGTGCTGGTGATGGCGATCATGGGGCCGCTCCTCGCCGCGAACTCGGTGCACATCGGCACGGCCGTGCTGCCCACGAGGTACCGCTCCGCCACGAAGCGCGCGGCCGAGAAGGCCGGGCGCGACGCGGAGCGCGCCGGCGCGCTCGCCCTGTTCGAGGCCGCCGAGCGCGGCGAGCGGGCGCCCGGCGACGCCTTCGACGACGGACTCGCGGCGGCGGGGCCCCGCCCGGGCACCGTCGCGCGCGGCGTGACGCCGGGCACCGGCCCCGAGGCCGATGGCGCGCGCCCCGTGCGGCCCGGGGCGGACGACGACGGAGACGCCGGCGGCGCCGAGGGCCCGCGTCCCGCCCCCGACCGCCGCGCCGAGCAAGCCGGCCAGCAGTCCGACCACGACACCTGGACACCACCCACCCGCGAACGGGAACCCGACTACTGA
- a CDS encoding branched-chain amino acid ABC transporter permease has translation MNSNFIFLAIGEIFSPTTAAYALATVGLVIHFGFTGLLNFGQAGFMAIGGYAFAITAVMYEWPVWASLLAAIVASTVFALILGIPTLRLRADYLSIVTIAAAEIIRLSVKTPEFSDVTGGSEGINGAANGFNALNPLPEGRFGFGVLTYSADQWWIRIVGWGLVGIACLLVFLLMRSPWGRVLKGVREDEDAVRALGKNVYSYKMQALVLGGVFGGLAGVVFILPRSLQPDNYGTQLTFFLYTIMLLGGAATIFGPVIGSIIFWVTLSLSDGLLSLAVSNDWLPISSTQQGPIRFIIVGVALMLLVIFRPQGIFGKKKETHFA, from the coding sequence ATGAACTCCAACTTCATCTTCCTGGCGATCGGCGAGATCTTCTCGCCCACCACCGCGGCGTACGCGCTCGCGACCGTCGGCCTCGTGATCCACTTCGGGTTCACGGGCCTGCTCAACTTCGGACAGGCCGGCTTCATGGCCATCGGCGGCTACGCGTTCGCCATCACGGCGGTCATGTACGAGTGGCCGGTGTGGGCGTCGCTGCTCGCGGCGATCGTCGCCTCCACGGTGTTCGCGCTCATCCTCGGCATCCCGACGCTGCGGCTGAGGGCGGACTACCTGAGCATCGTGACCATCGCGGCCGCCGAGATCATCCGGCTGAGCGTCAAGACACCGGAGTTCTCCGACGTCACGGGCGGCTCCGAGGGCATCAACGGCGCGGCGAACGGCTTCAACGCGCTGAACCCGCTGCCCGAGGGCCGCTTCGGCTTCGGCGTGCTCACCTACTCCGCCGACCAGTGGTGGATCCGCATCGTCGGCTGGGGCCTCGTCGGCATCGCCTGCCTGCTGGTCTTCCTCCTCATGCGCAGCCCCTGGGGCCGCGTGCTGAAGGGCGTGCGCGAGGACGAGGACGCGGTCCGTGCTCTAGGCAAGAACGTGTACTCCTACAAGATGCAGGCGCTCGTGCTCGGCGGCGTGTTCGGCGGGCTCGCGGGCGTGGTCTTCATCCTCCCGAGGTCGCTGCAGCCCGACAACTACGGCACGCAGCTCACGTTCTTCCTCTACACGATCATGCTGCTGGGCGGTGCGGCCACGATCTTCGGGCCGGTCATCGGCTCGATCATCTTCTGGGTCACGCTGTCGCTCTCGGACGGCCTGCTCAGCCTCGCGGTGTCGAACGACTGGCTGCCCATCTCGAGCACCCAGCAGGGCCCGATCCGCTTCATCATCGTGGGCGTCGCGCTCATGCTGCTCGTGATCTTCCGACCACAGGGCATCTTCGGGAAGAAGAAGGAGACGCACTTTGCCTGA
- the guaB gene encoding IMP dehydrogenase: MDQSDPFGVIGLTYDDVMLLPGHTDVIPSEADTTSRLTRNISVAAPLLSSAMDTVTEARMAIAMARQGGLGVIHRNLSIEDQAAFVDKVKRSESGMITNPVTTRPDATVAEVDALCGQFRVSGLPVVESDGTLVGIITNRDMRFVSPVQAATTLVRDVMTRTPLITGQVGIDPDHAIAIFAEHKIEKLPLVDDQGKLRGLITVKDFDKSEQYPDATKDAEGRLRVGAAIGFFGDAWQRALALVEAGVDVLVVDTANGDSKGVLDIIRRLKSDPATSHVDVIGGNVATRSGAQALIDAGADAIKVGVGPGSICTTRVVAGVGVPQVTAVYEASLAARAAGIPVIADGGLQYSGDIAKALVAGADTVMLGSLLAGCDESPGDLMFVGGKQFKSYRGMGSLGALQTRGSKTSYSKDRYFQSDVPNDDKLIPEGIEGQVPYRGSLANVVYQLTGGLRQSMFYVGARTVGELKDRGRFVRITAAGLKESHPHDVQMVVEAPNYRR, encoded by the coding sequence TTGGACCAGTCCGACCCGTTCGGCGTCATCGGCCTCACCTACGACGACGTCATGCTCCTGCCGGGGCACACCGACGTCATCCCCAGCGAGGCGGACACCACCTCCCGCCTGACCCGCAACATCAGCGTCGCCGCACCCCTCCTCTCCTCGGCGATGGACACCGTCACCGAGGCGCGCATGGCCATCGCGATGGCGCGCCAGGGCGGTCTCGGCGTGATCCACCGCAACCTCTCCATCGAGGACCAGGCCGCCTTCGTCGACAAGGTCAAGCGCAGCGAGTCGGGCATGATCACCAACCCCGTCACCACGCGCCCCGACGCGACGGTCGCCGAGGTGGACGCCCTGTGCGGCCAGTTCCGCGTCTCCGGCCTCCCGGTCGTCGAGTCCGACGGCACGCTCGTGGGCATCATCACGAACCGCGACATGCGCTTCGTCTCGCCCGTGCAGGCCGCCACCACGCTCGTGCGCGACGTCATGACGCGCACCCCGCTCATCACGGGGCAGGTCGGCATCGACCCGGACCACGCGATCGCGATCTTCGCGGAGCACAAGATCGAGAAGCTCCCGCTGGTGGACGACCAGGGGAAGCTGCGCGGGCTCATCACCGTCAAGGACTTCGACAAGTCGGAGCAGTACCCGGACGCGACGAAGGACGCCGAGGGCCGCCTCCGCGTCGGCGCGGCCATCGGCTTCTTCGGCGACGCCTGGCAGCGCGCGCTCGCGCTCGTCGAGGCCGGCGTGGACGTGCTCGTCGTCGACACCGCCAACGGCGACAGCAAGGGCGTGCTCGACATCATCCGTCGCCTGAAGTCCGACCCCGCCACCTCGCACGTCGACGTGATCGGCGGCAACGTCGCCACGCGCTCCGGCGCGCAGGCGCTCATCGATGCGGGCGCGGACGCGATCAAGGTGGGTGTCGGCCCCGGATCCATCTGCACCACGCGCGTCGTCGCGGGCGTGGGCGTGCCGCAGGTCACCGCGGTCTACGAGGCGTCGCTCGCCGCGCGCGCGGCGGGCATCCCCGTCATCGCGGACGGCGGCCTGCAGTACTCGGGCGACATCGCGAAGGCGCTCGTCGCCGGCGCCGACACCGTCATGCTCGGCAGCCTCCTCGCCGGCTGCGACGAGAGCCCGGGCGACCTCATGTTCGTGGGCGGCAAGCAGTTCAAGAGCTACCGCGGGATGGGATCGCTCGGCGCCCTGCAGACGCGCGGCTCGAAGACCTCCTACTCGAAGGACCGCTACTTCCAGTCGGACGTGCCGAACGACGACAAGCTCATCCCCGAGGGCATCGAGGGCCAGGTGCCCTACCGCGGATCCCTCGCGAACGTCGTGTACCAGCTCACGGGCGGCCTCCGGCAGTCCATGTTCTACGTCGGCGCGCGCACGGTCGGCGAGCTCAAGGACCGCGGGCGCTTCGTGCGCATCACGGCGGCCGGGCTCAAGGAGTCGCACCCGCACGACGTGCAGATGGTCGTCGAGGCGCCCAACTACCGGCGCTGA
- a CDS encoding ABC transporter permease subunit gives MWALILAVAFACTALLLTAPSAAHADPRAAPQAVDPASAEQSLLVWVRADADKTGIAGVTVKVSGGGVEATGTTGTDGKAEVGLSAPGSFTVEVDESTIPQGAGVPRAGSSPREVDVAAGNKNVPAFFFISPDGAAAGAAGSTPAPSASAGTGTSSGGETAAPDTETGTVSGTAEPVTQNNFWKIFWPKVVTGLIFGLLLALAAIGLSLIYGTTGLNNFAHGELVTFGALMAYLFSNVLGLNPVLAIIITVILGGAFGFVQDAALWKPLRKRRLGLVPLMIVTIGLSLALRYIFQFIFGADRLTLPNSPAPFLVVGPVSLKFTDVAGAIVSIVLLLAVAYVLLYTKIGKATRAVSDNRSLAAASGIDVEGVIRVVWIGGAALAALSGVFIAYYQSLRWDTGASILLLVFSAVVLGGLGTAFGALIGSIVIGVFINVSTMVLPENMKYVAALVVMIVILLVRPQGILGRKDRIG, from the coding sequence ATGTGGGCCCTGATTCTCGCGGTGGCGTTCGCCTGCACCGCACTTCTCCTCACGGCCCCATCGGCTGCCCACGCGGATCCACGCGCGGCGCCCCAGGCGGTCGACCCGGCGTCCGCCGAGCAGTCGCTGCTCGTCTGGGTCCGGGCGGACGCCGACAAGACCGGCATCGCCGGGGTCACCGTGAAGGTGTCGGGCGGCGGCGTCGAGGCCACCGGTACGACCGGCACGGACGGCAAGGCCGAGGTCGGCCTCAGCGCACCGGGTTCCTTCACGGTCGAGGTCGACGAGTCCACCATCCCCCAGGGCGCCGGCGTCCCCCGCGCGGGCTCGAGCCCCCGCGAGGTCGACGTGGCCGCGGGCAACAAGAACGTCCCCGCCTTCTTCTTCATCTCGCCCGACGGAGCCGCGGCCGGAGCCGCGGGATCGACGCCGGCACCGAGCGCGAGCGCCGGCACGGGCACCTCCTCCGGCGGCGAGACCGCAGCGCCGGACACCGAGACCGGCACGGTCTCCGGCACCGCGGAGCCCGTGACCCAGAACAACTTCTGGAAGATCTTCTGGCCCAAGGTGGTGACGGGCCTCATCTTCGGCCTGCTTCTCGCCCTCGCGGCCATCGGCCTCTCCCTCATCTACGGGACCACGGGCCTCAACAACTTCGCGCACGGCGAGCTGGTGACCTTCGGGGCGCTCATGGCGTACCTCTTCAGCAACGTGCTCGGCCTCAACCCGGTGCTCGCGATCATCATCACGGTGATCCTCGGCGGGGCCTTCGGGTTCGTGCAGGACGCGGCCCTCTGGAAGCCCCTGCGGAAGCGGCGCCTCGGGCTGGTGCCGCTCATGATCGTCACCATCGGCCTGTCGCTCGCGCTGCGCTACATCTTCCAGTTCATCTTCGGCGCCGACCGCCTCACGCTCCCGAACAGCCCGGCGCCGTTCCTGGTCGTCGGCCCGGTGAGCCTCAAGTTCACCGACGTCGCCGGCGCGATCGTCTCGATCGTGCTGCTCCTGGCGGTCGCGTACGTGCTGCTCTACACGAAGATCGGCAAGGCCACCCGCGCCGTCTCCGACAACCGCTCGCTCGCCGCGGCGTCGGGCATCGACGTGGAGGGCGTGATCCGCGTGGTCTGGATCGGCGGCGCCGCGCTGGCCGCCCTGTCCGGCGTCTTCATCGCCTACTACCAGTCGCTGCGCTGGGACACGGGCGCGTCCATCCTGCTGCTCGTCTTCTCGGCCGTCGTCCTGGGCGGACTGGGAACGGCGTTCGGAGCGCTCATCGGCTCGATCGTGATCGGCGTCTTCATCAACGTCAGCACCATGGTCCTGCCCGAGAACATGAAGTACGTGGCCGCTCTCGTGGTCATGATCGTCATCCTGCTCGTCAGGCCCCAGGGCATCCTGGGTCGGAAAGATCGGATCGGTTAG